The following coding sequences are from one Formosa haliotis window:
- a CDS encoding MbnP family protein, with protein MKNLKKHLLLAVVALALVSCNDDDMPVANDVTLQFNNTFSGETIVLGNATSTSATVNTSVEGQTHHFSELKYVISNIRLIKADGTEIPYHVNNLDNGATMVDQAKSETLQYVLNDIPTAEYSQIKFGLGVKSDLNTLDQVSFPEFYAAAGANDTQMHWEWGTGYRFTKIEGFYNEENNELSFHSGSTVEGEVDDESSYVPGFDAYRDITLNLPTNAVVGEHAPTIHIEADFDNLLSGKTNTIILSDTNATPSAHTSVTMSEYVDNIGGNGTSDITGMFSIQNVEN; from the coding sequence ATGAAAAATTTAAAAAAACACCTTTTATTAGCCGTTGTGGCTTTAGCATTAGTCTCTTGTAACGACGACGATATGCCTGTTGCAAACGATGTAACATTACAATTTAATAATACTTTTTCGGGAGAAACTATAGTACTGGGCAATGCAACTTCTACATCTGCTACCGTAAACACATCGGTAGAGGGGCAAACACATCATTTTTCTGAATTAAAATACGTTATTAGTAACATTCGTCTTATTAAAGCCGATGGTACCGAAATTCCATACCATGTTAATAATTTAGATAATGGAGCAACGATGGTAGATCAGGCAAAATCTGAAACATTACAATATGTTTTAAACGATATTCCAACGGCAGAATACAGTCAAATTAAATTTGGATTGGGTGTAAAATCTGATTTAAACACCTTAGATCAAGTAAGTTTTCCTGAATTTTATGCAGCCGCAGGAGCAAACGATACCCAAATGCATTGGGAGTGGGGAACAGGGTACCGTTTTACTAAAATTGAAGGATTTTACAATGAGGAAAACAACGAATTATCCTTTCATTCTGGTAGTACTGTAGAAGGTGAAGTAGACGATGAAAGTAGTTATGTACCAGGTTTTGATGCTTACAGAGATATTACATTAAACTTGCCAACTAACGCTGTTGTAGGAGAACATGCACCAACAATCCATATAGAAGCAGATTTTGATAATCTATTAAGCGGAAAAACAAACACAATTATTTTAAGCGATACTAATGCAACACCAAGTGCGCATACCTCTGTAACTATGTCGGAGTATGTAGACAATATTGGTGGTAATGGCACTAGCGATATTACAGGAATGTTTTCTATACAAAACGTAGAAAACTAA
- a CDS encoding cytochrome-c peroxidase, whose protein sequence is MKLCFRIFALALVLTACSQDDSDTVSYINPELTLDIPMGFPEFNTSVYTNKPTEYGVVLGERLFNEKKLSADNTVSCSSCHIQESAFADHNPKGIGIEGRIGLRNAPAIQNMAFMQVFNWDGNKRVLESQPLVPIITHEEMDSSILEVIEKLEADGSYVDLFNKAFNGEGITANGIYNSIAQFEYTLISANSKYDKMKRGEGETFTTEEAQGYAVFQKKCISCHSTGLFTDQSFRNIGFPLNPDPEEAGRARVTGKVEDFMRFRVPSLRNIAYTAPYGSFGQFETLKAVLDYLDAGVLEADNLDPILKENGNSIPLSETEKENLIAFMNTLSDVDFVSP, encoded by the coding sequence ATGAAACTATGCTTTAGAATATTCGCATTAGCTTTGGTGTTAACCGCTTGTAGTCAGGATGATTCCGATACCGTTTCTTATATTAATCCAGAACTCACATTAGATATTCCGATGGGTTTTCCAGAGTTTAATACTTCGGTATATACCAATAAACCAACTGAATATGGTGTGGTTTTGGGAGAAAGATTATTTAACGAAAAGAAATTGAGTGCAGATAATACCGTGTCGTGTTCTAGTTGCCACATACAGGAAAGTGCGTTCGCAGATCATAACCCAAAAGGAATTGGTATAGAAGGCAGAATCGGACTCCGAAATGCACCGGCTATACAAAATATGGCTTTTATGCAGGTCTTTAATTGGGATGGTAATAAGCGTGTTTTAGAGAGTCAGCCGTTGGTTCCAATTATTACACATGAAGAAATGGATTCCTCTATTCTTGAAGTTATAGAAAAGCTTGAAGCCGATGGTTCTTATGTAGATTTGTTTAATAAAGCTTTTAATGGTGAAGGTATAACTGCTAACGGCATTTATAATAGTATTGCGCAGTTTGAATATACTTTAATATCGGCAAACAGTAAGTACGATAAAATGAAGCGCGGAGAAGGAGAAACCTTTACAACTGAAGAAGCACAGGGGTATGCTGTTTTTCAGAAGAAATGTATTAGTTGCCATAGTACAGGATTATTTACCGACCAAAGTTTTAGAAATATAGGATTTCCTTTAAATCCAGATCCTGAAGAAGCTGGGAGAGCTAGAGTTACAGGGAAAGTTGAGGACTTTATGCGTTTTCGTGTTCCATCGTTACGCAATATTGCTTATACAGCTCCGTATGGTAGCTTTGGACAATTTGAAACGTTAAAAGCAGTTTTAGATTATTTGGATGCCGGTGTTTTAGAAGCCGATAATCTAGATCCTATTTTAAAAGAAAATGGAAATAGTATTCCACTTTCCGAAACCGAAAAAGAGAATCTTATTGCCTTTATGAATACCTTAAGCGATGTTGATTTTGTAAGCCCTTAA
- a CDS encoding type II toxin-antitoxin system PemK/MazF family toxin, with product MELKQYDIVLINLNPTVGSKINKSRPCVIISPNEMNKFLKTIIVAPMTTSSINYPTRIEIKHNNQIGWIVIDQIRTVDKLRIVKRLGKMTNPEIKELKSIMKETFVD from the coding sequence ATGGAATTAAAACAATACGATATAGTCCTAATTAATCTTAATCCCACCGTTGGAAGTAAAATCAATAAATCACGCCCTTGTGTAATTATTTCACCAAACGAAATGAATAAATTTTTAAAGACTATTATTGTTGCACCAATGACTACAAGTTCTATAAATTATCCTACAAGAATAGAAATAAAACACAATAATCAAATTGGCTGGATAGTTATCGACCAAATTAGAACTGTTGATAAATTAAGAATTGTGAAACGTTTAGGAAAAATGACTAATCCCGAGATAAAGGAACTAAAATCAATAATGAAAGAAACTTTTGTTGATTAA
- a CDS encoding AbrB/MazE/SpoVT family DNA-binding domain-containing protein — protein sequence MEVSVIQIGNSKGIRFSKTILEKYNIKDKVELILEKGKIIIQPISTPRKGWEESFKQMTENGDDKLLFNDVFEDETFEEWN from the coding sequence ATGGAAGTTTCAGTCATACAAATAGGAAATTCAAAGGGCATACGTTTTAGTAAAACTATACTTGAAAAATACAATATAAAGGATAAAGTAGAATTAATTCTTGAAAAAGGAAAAATCATAATTCAACCCATATCAACTCCTAGAAAAGGGTGGGAAGAATCTTTTAAACAAATGACCGAAAATGGAGATGATAAGTTGTTGTTTAATGATGTCTTTGAAGATGAAACCTTTGAAGAATGGAATTAA
- a CDS encoding response regulator transcription factor has protein sequence MPKGFEQVLDLWRREYSSKVNIYEPYKSKDQLRLFASLFAPGETYFYILNMHNLQLEYVSESIMNVLGITPEEATIEKIVSTALLDDLELLEKKEEVIKDFFLNFCNSEQRLDYKALYTYRMKDFNNEIKNMLHQVTVLSLDNNNLPQHAISIHTDISHVQQQSLSKISFMSLSGEKSYYNIDVSEGIFNPNITCKNSMNLLELLTNRELEIVKLLSKGFSTNQISDKINVSVHTVQTHRKNINKKTGFKNAAELIAICLMSGVI, from the coding sequence ATGCCAAAGGGTTTTGAACAGGTTTTAGATTTATGGAGAAGAGAGTATTCTAGTAAAGTAAATATATATGAACCTTATAAATCTAAAGATCAACTTCGGTTATTTGCCTCGTTATTTGCTCCTGGTGAAACATATTTTTATATTCTAAATATGCATAATCTGCAATTAGAATATGTGTCTGAAAGTATAATGAATGTTCTTGGAATTACTCCTGAAGAGGCTACAATCGAAAAAATAGTGAGTACGGCTCTTCTAGATGATCTTGAGCTTTTAGAAAAAAAAGAGGAAGTAATAAAAGACTTTTTTCTTAATTTTTGTAATTCAGAGCAACGGTTAGATTATAAAGCATTGTATACCTACCGTATGAAGGATTTTAATAATGAAATAAAAAACATGTTACATCAGGTTACTGTACTCTCCCTAGATAATAACAATTTGCCGCAACATGCCATTAGTATACACACCGATATTTCTCATGTGCAACAACAGTCATTATCTAAAATTTCGTTTATGAGTTTGTCTGGAGAAAAGTCATACTATAATATAGATGTATCTGAAGGTATTTTTAATCCTAATATTACGTGTAAAAATAGTATGAATTTATTAGAACTCTTAACAAATCGCGAGCTAGAAATAGTAAAACTTTTATCTAAGGGGTTTTCTACAAACCAGATTAGCGATAAAATAAATGTCTCCGTACATACTGTACAAACGCATCGTAAAAACATTAATAAAAAAACTGGTTTCAAAAATGCAGCAGAACTTATTGCTATATGTTTAATGTCTGGTGTAATTTGA
- a CDS encoding VOC family protein, with translation MHTFLFNHIAISVKDVGVSVAFYQKVLQLKEIKNTASNSKTRCLSLGEGKQLHIIPRPDAEIKTNKAVHFALSTANVDSFVSHLKTLNIDYTDWLDTPNKDYVRNDGIKQIYFQDPDNYWIEINDDVSVF, from the coding sequence ATGCATACCTTTCTCTTCAACCATATTGCTATTTCTGTAAAAGATGTAGGTGTATCTGTAGCGTTTTACCAAAAGGTACTTCAGCTTAAAGAAATAAAAAATACAGCTTCAAATTCTAAAACAAGATGTTTGTCACTTGGCGAGGGCAAACAGCTTCATATTATTCCGCGCCCAGATGCCGAAATAAAAACCAATAAAGCTGTTCATTTTGCGCTATCAACAGCAAACGTCGATTCATTTGTTTCTCATTTAAAAACATTAAATATTGATTATACCGATTGGCTCGATACTCCAAATAAAGATTATGTGAGAAACGATGGTATTAAACAGATTTATTTTCAGGACCCAGACAATTATTGGATTGAAATAAATGATGATGTAAGTGTTTTCTAA
- a CDS encoding PH domain-containing protein, with protein sequence MGIFNKILGNASEVSAEQLNQKYGRLLITNEHVELGFKLLRDTFMFTNKRLILIDVQGFTGSKMEYRSMPYKSISRFSLETAGTFDLDAELKIWISSEDTPSVSKKFNKSIDVYEVQKYLAEKVM encoded by the coding sequence ATGGGAATATTCAATAAAATATTAGGCAATGCTTCCGAAGTATCTGCCGAACAACTAAATCAAAAATACGGAAGATTGCTTATTACAAACGAACATGTTGAATTGGGATTTAAACTTCTAAGAGACACGTTTATGTTTACCAATAAGCGTTTAATTTTAATTGATGTGCAAGGATTTACGGGAAGCAAAATGGAATACAGATCGATGCCTTATAAAAGTATATCTCGATTTTCTCTAGAAACCGCGGGAACTTTCGATTTGGATGCCGAATTAAAAATTTGGATTTCTAGTGAAGACACCCCATCTGTAAGTAAAAAATTTAATAAAAGTATAGATGTGTATGAAGTTCAGAAATATTTGGCCGAAAAGGTGATGTGA
- a CDS encoding CidA/LrgA family protein translates to MRQVVIILGCLLFGEIVVHLTGIKMPSSIIGMILLTVLLELGWVKLNWVSGLSDFLTKNMAFFFVPPGVAIMLYLDMIKLSFWPIIIASLISTIIVFACTGWTHQLFMKHKNTFKKNK, encoded by the coding sequence ATGAGACAAGTTGTAATAATATTAGGATGTTTACTTTTTGGAGAAATCGTTGTACACCTTACCGGAATTAAAATGCCATCTAGTATAATTGGTATGATACTTTTAACCGTTTTATTAGAACTGGGTTGGGTTAAATTAAATTGGGTGAGTGGTCTTAGTGATTTTTTAACTAAGAATATGGCCTTCTTTTTCGTACCTCCAGGGGTCGCTATTATGTTGTATTTAGATATGATAAAACTATCGTTTTGGCCCATAATTATAGCCTCTTTAATTAGTACTATAATTGTTTTTGCTTGCACAGGATGGACACATCAGTTATTCATGAAGCACAAAAACACGTTTAAAAAAAATAAATAA
- a CDS encoding LrgB family protein produces the protein MVEVLQSEIFILTLTFVAFFVAQIIQRKTKMIFLNPVLLAILFIIGTLLLLKIDFTAYQQGSRMIEFLLKPAIVALGVPLYKQLGKIKKQAIPIITSQLVGCVAGIVSVVLIAKALGAPKDIVFSLAPKSVTTPIAIEVSKTLGGIPPLTASVVILFGIIGSIFGYEIMKITRIKSTIAQGISMGTAAHVLGASKSMEISGNFGALSSIGLIVNGILTALLTPYIIQFLSIWIDF, from the coding sequence ATGGTTGAGGTTTTACAGTCCGAGATTTTTATTTTAACACTAACCTTTGTTGCTTTTTTTGTGGCTCAAATTATTCAGAGAAAGACAAAAATGATTTTTCTGAACCCTGTTTTGCTTGCCATTTTATTTATTATAGGAACCTTGTTGCTTTTAAAAATTGATTTTACCGCTTATCAGCAAGGTAGCAGAATGATAGAGTTTTTATTAAAACCAGCTATTGTGGCCTTAGGTGTGCCTTTATATAAGCAACTAGGGAAAATTAAAAAGCAAGCAATTCCCATTATTACTTCGCAATTGGTTGGTTGTGTGGCAGGAATCGTGTCTGTGGTTTTAATAGCAAAAGCTTTAGGCGCTCCAAAAGACATAGTTTTTTCTTTGGCCCCAAAATCGGTAACAACACCTATAGCCATAGAAGTCTCTAAAACTTTAGGGGGAATTCCGCCACTTACGGCTTCTGTCGTGATTTTGTTTGGAATTATAGGATCTATTTTCGGATACGAAATAATGAAAATTACGCGTATAAAAAGTACTATTGCTCAGGGGATTTCTATGGGAACTGCAGCGCATGTTTTAGGGGCTTCAAAATCTATGGAAATTAGTGGAAATTTTGGTGCGTTGTCTAGTATTGGTCTTATAGTAAACGGAATTTTAACGGCCCTTTTAACCCCTTATATTATTCAGTTTTTAAGTATATGGATCGATTTTTAG
- a CDS encoding polysaccharide deacetylase family protein, protein MKILYILKQSRTKKQMTILTCILLVLVGFTACNTSNAENKTVMKSPEQNQKKSYWPNKAQLVISVSMQFETGGQPEGAESPFSGNPLPKGNPDMPAESWFRYGAKEGIYRMLRLWKKNDIHVTSHVVGEAAAQYPEVAKAIADGGHEIAAHGMSWSDQWNMSYDEELQFIKKGIDTVEAITGQRGIGYNANWLRRGPNTLKVLQELGFLYHIDDLSRDEPFITKVRGKNFVIMPYTLRNNDIVNIEGKQWSPDQFLAQLKAEFDQLYAEDANQRRMMSISLHDRIGGTPAVVHVVDEFIQYAKSHEAVVFMRKDEIANMVKDDPNTPIDNSELEFNK, encoded by the coding sequence ATGAAAATACTTTACATCCTAAAACAATCACGTACGAAAAAGCAAATGACAATATTAACATGTATTTTATTGGTATTGGTCGGGTTTACAGCCTGCAATACATCTAATGCAGAAAATAAAACAGTCATGAAATCACCAGAACAGAATCAGAAAAAGAGTTATTGGCCTAATAAAGCTCAATTAGTCATTTCAGTATCCATGCAATTTGAAACAGGCGGACAGCCAGAGGGGGCAGAAAGTCCATTTTCGGGCAATCCATTACCGAAAGGAAATCCAGATATGCCAGCAGAAAGTTGGTTTAGATACGGTGCAAAAGAAGGAATCTATAGAATGTTAAGATTATGGAAGAAGAATGATATTCATGTTACCTCGCATGTTGTTGGTGAAGCCGCAGCGCAATACCCTGAAGTGGCTAAAGCCATTGCCGATGGTGGACACGAAATTGCTGCTCACGGTATGTCTTGGAGTGATCAATGGAATATGAGTTACGATGAAGAGTTACAATTCATTAAAAAAGGAATAGACACTGTAGAGGCAATCACCGGACAGCGCGGTATTGGTTATAATGCCAATTGGTTGCGTAGAGGCCCAAATACATTAAAAGTTTTACAAGAATTAGGCTTTTTATATCATATAGATGACTTGAGTCGTGATGAACCATTTATTACAAAAGTACGAGGAAAGAACTTTGTAATTATGCCTTATACTTTACGTAATAACGACATTGTAAATATTGAAGGAAAACAATGGAGTCCAGATCAGTTTTTAGCTCAATTAAAAGCGGAATTCGATCAATTGTATGCCGAAGATGCTAATCAGCGTCGTATGATGAGTATTAGTTTACACGATAGAATAGGGGGAACACCAGCTGTGGTACATGTAGTAGACGAATTTATTCAATATGCAAAAAGTCATGAAGCTGTGGTATTTATGCGTAAAGATGAAATCGCAAATATGGTTAAAGACGATCCGAATACTCCAATTGATAATTCGGAATTAGAGTTTAATAAATAA
- a CDS encoding DUF4369 domain-containing protein, producing MKNLAILFLLLIVVSCGKDKGNLTVNAHIKGLKKGTVYLQKTEDSLILTLDSLKINGNETFELHGQVDSPEIFYLTLNKHDKSFERLPFFAEPGIVTINSTLKNFIIDAQVSGSRNQALLDEYLTVNSKINNSRLDLIKAKFDATRANDTIKIDSINKADASLIKRKYLYTVNYAINHRDAEVAPYLALTEIYNANIKWLDTINKSLTPEIKASKYGEKLDAYIQEIKR from the coding sequence ATGAAAAATCTAGCTATTTTATTCCTTTTATTAATTGTCGTATCCTGCGGAAAGGATAAAGGAAACTTAACTGTAAATGCACATATTAAAGGCTTAAAAAAAGGAACCGTTTATCTTCAAAAAACCGAAGATTCTTTAATACTAACTTTAGATTCTTTAAAGATTAATGGTAATGAAACGTTCGAGTTACACGGACAAGTAGATTCCCCAGAAATATTTTATTTGACACTAAACAAACATGATAAATCCTTTGAACGTCTTCCGTTTTTTGCTGAACCTGGTATAGTAACGATTAATAGTACACTTAAAAACTTTATTATTGATGCTCAAGTTTCAGGTTCGAGAAATCAGGCGCTTTTAGATGAATATCTTACTGTAAATTCTAAAATAAACAACTCGCGTTTAGACTTAATTAAGGCAAAATTTGATGCTACCAGAGCCAACGACACTATTAAAATTGATAGCATAAATAAAGCTGATGCAAGCTTAATTAAGCGTAAGTATTTATACACTGTAAATTATGCTATTAATCATAGAGATGCAGAAGTGGCTCCCTATTTAGCCCTTACAGAAATTTACAATGCTAATATTAAATGGTTAGACACTATAAACAAATCTCTTACACCAGAAATTAAAGCATCTAAATACGGTGAAAAATTAGATGCTTACATTCAAGAAATTAAAAGATAA